ACGACTCCAGCCAGTCGAGCAGCAAGGTGGGTTCAGCGAGCGAGCGCAGCACGAGGTCCGCTCCTTCGCGATTTTCGTAAGTGTGCGGATCGACTTCGCCCGTGAGCAACACGGTTCGCGCGCCGGCGGCACGGCCGCACTCAATATCGAAGCGATAGTCGCCGATCATCACAACTTCTGCGGGGTGCACCTGCCACTCGCGGCAGATTTTTTCGATGGGCCACGGATGTGGTTTCACGGGACCATCGTCGCGGGTGATGACCTGCGGAAAGTGGAGTCCCACCCCGCGCAGGGTTGCCTCGGTCACCGGCCGGCTGTTGCGGGTGACGATGGCCTGGTGCCATTGCCGCACTTTCACGGCATGGAGCAGGTCCGCGACGCCGGGCAGCAACTGAGAGCGGGCTGCACCCTCGCGTTCGTGCCGGTCGAGAATTTCCTTACAACGGGCCGCATGATCTGGGGGTAATTTTGTGAGCGCTTCGAGAATCGCCATCTCTGGCGGTAACTGCATTTCTTCGCGCATCAGATCGAAATCGAGCCGCGAGTCGACAAGCGTGCCATCGAGATCGAAAATCACACCACGAATTGCCGGCACGTCACAAAATCCTCGCTCAGAATGCTCTCACTTAGTAAGCGATCTATTGTAGCCAACTGGCAAGATTGTTGGCTGAGTGCAACCAACGCATGCAACGCGAATTGAATAACTTTCCGAATGCGCTGTTGGAGAGCAGTGATTCTCCAGCTGGCAACGCTAGTTGCCGGATTTGAGCGGCGTGGCTCGCCCGGGCCAAAATAGCACGAAAACTTTCAGCCAAATGTTATTGACAAGTAGTCACGACATAGCAATAACTTAACTGGCTGTTTGGCAACCTGGTGGAAGGGGCGTGACTGCGCGGCAAAAACGTTGCGCGTCGTCGCGAGGCATCTGTTCTTGTCATTCGTGGCAAGCAACGAATCGCCGCGCGTGCGGCACAGAGTTTCATCCATGGGGTTTTTCAACAAACAGGATGAATTCGGAATTGGAAAGTTGGCGCAATTCATTGCTGTGAAACAGCTTGCTGACAATCTCGCAAAAGGGGGGTGTTGATAAACCTCGTGGTACTACGCCGCGGCTGAATAGCCGACAACAATTGTTCGGCGAGCCCGACCGCAATCGAGGGGGTGTTCAACAATCGGAGCCATTATTGGGCGGAAAACAGCGTAACTATCGTGTTTCCGCAAGATTTGCTACTAACAATGAGACGGATTGTTGAACATTCACGTTTTTTTAGAACGCGTGAGAGCAATTTCCCGAATCCGATTTGAATGCCCGCGGGCGAGGCATTAATAGTTCGGTGTCGGCGGGCGGTAGTGGGTCAGGTCGATGTTGCGGAACCATTCGATGGTCTTTTGCAGACCTTCGCGCAGGCTGATGGTGGGTTGCCAGCCGAGTTTGGCGAGGGCCAGCCCGATGTCGGGGCGGCGGCGGGTTGGATCGTCGGCAGGCAGGGGTTCGTGAATGATTTTGGAAGTCGAGCCGGTGAGTTGCAGCACCAGTTCGGCCAGTTCGCGAACGGTGAACTCGTCGGGGTTGCCGAGGTTGACCGGGCCGATGAAATCGTCGGGGCCTTCCATCATGCGGATCATGCCGTCGATCAGGTCGTCGCGATAGCAGAACGAGCGGGTCTGCTGGCCATTGCCAAAGAGGGTAATGTCTTCGCCCTGCAGCGCCTGGCGGATGAAGTTCGAGACGACGCGGCCATCGAACGGGTGCATCCGCGGGCCGTAGGTGTTAAAGATGCGAACAATGCGAATGTTGATGCGGTTCACACGGTGATAGTCCATGAACAGCGCTTCGGCGGCTCGTTTGCCTTCGTCGTAACAAGCGCGCGGACCGATGGGGTTCACACTGCCGCGATAATCTTCGCGCTGGGGATGTACTTCAGGGTCGCCATAGACTTCGCTGGTCGAAGCTTGCAGCACTTTGGCCCGACAACGTCGAGCCATGCCGAGAACGTTGATCGCCCCCATCACGGATGTCTTCAGTGTCTTGATGGGATTGAACTGATAGTGTCCCGGTGCGGCGGGGCAGGCAAGGTTGTAAATTTCGTCGACCTCGAGCCAGAACGGCAAGGTGACATCGTGCCGGATCAGGTCGAAGTTGGTTCGCCCGAGCAGGTGCGTGATGTTGCTCTTCTGGCTCGTAAAGAAGTTATCGAGGCAGATGACATCGTGGCCGAGTTCCACCAGCCGTTCGCATAAATGCGAACCGAGAAACCCAGCCCCACCAGTGACGAGAATGCGCTTAATCATAGAATGACGATCACCCGAATGACCCAGTCGGTTACTCCTGCCGTAATATAGGTCATCGTCGTTACGGTCGAGCGGATGGTGGTCGCACAGCAAAGATAACGGTTGCAACGAATAGTGGATGGCCGAGCATCGCGAACCGGATGACAGAGAAGGAATGATTGGAATTCATGGACCAGCGGACCACTACGACTGCTTATCGCGCCCGCTGGGTTTTTCCTGTGGAAAGACCGCCGATTGAGCAGGGTGTGGTGACGGTTGCCAATGGGCTGATCGTGGGCGTGGGCCAGCAGCCGGTTGAGGGAGCGGCCGTAGTTGACTTGGGTAATGTCGCGCTGTTGCCGGGGCTGATTAACGCCCACACGCATTTGGAGTTCAGCCTGTTTAATCGGCCGTTCGGCCAGCGAGGAACCTCGTTCGCGACCTGGCTGAAGCAAGTGGTGGCCTGGCGACGCGAGCAGCCGGCGGTGCTTGGGCAAGAAGAGTGGGCGCTCGCGCAGGGGTTGAACGAAGTGCGAACGACAGCAACAGCGGCAATTGGCGAAATTGCTACGCCGTTGTTTTCTGACTGTTGGCGCAACCAGCCAACCGAACAGGCCGGCGTCATTTTTTTGGAGTTGCTAAGTTTGAATCCGGAGCGTGTGGCACCGCTCCTTAACCTGGCCGTGGAATTCACTCGCGGCACATGGGAAGGGAATCCGCAGCGAGGGTTAAGCCCGCATGCGCCTTACACGGTTCATCCCGAGTTGCTGGCCGGTGCAGTGGAACTATCCCGGGAACGACAAATTCCGCTGACGATGCATCTGGCCGAATCGCGGGAGGAACTGGAACTGCTGGATGCGCAGACTGGTCCACTCGTCGAACTGCTGCACAATCTGGCCGCCTGGTATCCCGAGTCCTTACGGAAAGGTACTCGGCCTCTCGACTACTTGCGCGTGCTCACCAATGCTCATCATGCCCTGATCGCCCACGGCAATTATCTGCAGGCGGATGAGATTGCGTATGTGGCGGAACATCGCAAGCGGCTAACGGTTGTCTACTGCCCGCGCACGCAGGCTTATTTCGATCACGATCCGTATCCCCTGCTGCAAATGCTCCATGCGGGAGCGAGAGTGGCAGTGGGAACCGATTCGCGGGCGAGCAATCCCGATCTGTCGGTATGGAAGGAACTGCAACAGGTACGGACGACGCATGCAAACGTGTCGCCTGAGGTAATCCTAACCATGGGAACGATCGCCGGAGCAGAGGCGCTCGGCAAGCAAAGTCAGCACGGCACCCTATCGGTCGGCAAACGTGCGGAATTAACGATAATTCAATTGCCGAATGAACATGGCGATGCCTACGAAGCGCTCTTCTCCGGTGAGCAGATTACTCATCCGATTTATCGAACAGGATGCTGATCGATTGGTCGTGGTGAATCCGCTTAATGGCTTCGGCCAAGAGCGGGGCAACCGAAAGAACTTGCAAATTCGGCAGTCGCTTTTCTGCGGGTACGGGAACGGTATCGCAGACGGCCAGCGTGGTGATCTTCGAGTCTCTGATCTTTTCGATAGCCTTACCACAGAGCACGCCGTGAGTAGCCGCCACGAAGATTTCGCGAGCTCCCGCTTCGTGTACGCGGGCGGCAGCACCGCAGATCGAACCGCCGGTGGTGATCATGTCGTCGAACATGAATGCGACCTTTCCCTCAATGGGACCGCCGATGATGTGTTCCTGGCGAGTCTCCATGGCGTTATCGCGGCGCTTATCGACGATCGCTAACTTGCCACCCATCCGCTTCGCATATCCGAGAGCCCGCTTGATGCTGCCCACATCGGGACTGACGACGACTCGCTCACCTTCGCCAAACGGCAGTGACGAAGCAAACTCTTGCAGCACCGGTGCGGCGTAAAGATTATCGACCGGGCAATCGAAAAAGCCCTGAATCTGCGGCGAATGGAGGTCCATCGTCAGTACGCGGTCGGCACCAGCGCGGGTGATGAGATTCGCCACGAGCTTGGCGGTGATCGGTACGCGCCCTTCGTCTTTGCGGTCTTGCCGGGCATAACCAAAGTAAGGAATGACCGCTGTAATGCGTTCGGCCGAAGCCCGCTTACAGCTGTCGATCATGATTAGGAGTTCCATCAAGTTGTCGTTGACGGGTGGGCAGGTGGGCTGCACCAGAAAGATATCGCGGCCGCGAATGTCTTCTTCGATCTTGCAGAAGTTTTCGCCGTCCGGAAACTTGCCCAGCGTGATTTCGGCCAGCGGCAAATGCAGAAAATTGCAAATGCTCTTGGCCAAAGGTCGGTTGGCCTGGCCGGAAAAGATCTTCAGTTCACGCATTGTTTTGGTTAGCCCGACGCGTCAGCGAGGGAGAGGTGAATTAAACCGCTGCGACGTTGAGGGCGTTCTTAAATGGATCGAGAGACAAGGAACGAGAGATGTCAGATAGACGCGAAATTGCATTTCACCCTCGCTAACGCGTCGGGCTAAATGGGTTTACAGCAGCCCGTAGTTGACCAAGGTTTGCTTCAGCTTGGTCTCGCCCGCGGCATCGAGGGGCGTCATTGGCAAACGCAATTCGCCCGTGTCGCGCCCGAGCATCTTCATGGCTGCCTTAAGTGGAATTGGATTGGTAGAGAGGCCCAGCATGTCGCGACACAGGTGGAACAGCTTGTGGTGCCACTTCTCGGCTCCCTTGGTATCGCCCTGGGAATAAGCGTTGAGCAGGGCGAGCATATCCTTGGGGACGATGTTGCCGACCACGGAGATGACACCTTCGCCACCGACCGAGAGGAGTGGCAGCGTCAGGCTGTCGTCGCCACTGAGAATCGTGAGATCGGTGCTGCTGAGAATCTGCGAGGCTTGGTCGAGCGAGCCGGTGGCTTCTTTCACACAGGTGATGTTCGGCAATGTGGCCAGACGAACGAACGTTTCAGGCTCAATGTTCTTGCCAGTGCGGCCCGGAATGTTGTAGACGCAAATCGGAATACCTACTTGCTCCGCTACAGCCTTGTAATGTTGGAAGAAACCTTCCTGCGTCGGCTTGTTGTAGTAGGGAGCTACCATCAGTGCGGCGTCAGCACCTTCCTTGGCGGCCCACTTGGTCAGGCGCAGCGCTTCGGCCGTGCTGTTGGAACCGGTTCCCGGCATCACTTTGCAGCGGCCGCGGGCCGTTTGCACGACGATGGAAATGACCCGCTCGTGTTCTTCGTGCGAGAGGGTGGGGGATTCGCCGGTGGTGCCAACCGGGCAGAGCCCGTGAGTGCCGGCCGCGATTTGAAACTCGACCTGCTCCTTGAGCTTGGCTTCGTCCAATTGGCCATTCTTAAGAGGGGTGGTAATCGCAACCCACAAACCTGCAAACGCCGAACCTTTCCGCGCCATAACCACATCCACCTTAGAAGATCGCCAGCTTCGTAAAAATCGCTCTCGTCGGTTGGACTGATTGGTAAGCCAGTTCGGCCACTTTGGTCGTACCGCGAGCAAACGATCATGATAGCGCCCGCAGGCGGAAGTTCGCAATGGGCAGACTGAGCGTGCGGGCCTTGTCGCTGGCTTTCAACGGCCCGGTGCGTAGGCTATTCTGGGGGCACTTACAGAACCCTGCCGGAACGCATGTTTTGGCCGCTGAAGAAGTTGGGAGCCTGCCTCAATGATTTTTGATCTGCTACTTCTCGCGCAAGATGGTGTGCCGCCAGCCGGCGACGGCGCTTGGTTCTTTTGGACGGTCATGGCCATCGTCGTGGTCACCGGCTTCATTCTGCTCATTGCCGCCATCTCGTTCGCCGCCTTCGGCAAGATCTGGTTTCAGGCTTACATGTCGGACGCCGACGTGAGCATGCTCGCCTTGGTCGGCATGTGGTTCCGGCAGGTCAATATGCGAATCGTCGTGCAAGCCAAGATCATGGCCGCCCAAGCCGGGTTGGATATCAACCGCCGCACAGGCATCAGCACCGCCCGCGTCGAAGCCCACTATCTGGCAGGCGGTAACGTGATGAACGTCATCCACGCTATCATCGCCGCCCACCGCGCGGGAATTCCCCTTGATTTCGATCAGGCAGCTGCCATCGACCTTGCCGGCCGCGATGTGCTTGATGCAGTCCGCACGAGCGTGCATCCCAAAGTCATCGACTGCCCCGACCCGCGCCGCAGCGGCAACGATACTCTGGCAGCCGTCGCCAAAGATGGCATTGAACTCCGCGTAAAGGCCCGCGTCACCGTGCGCACGAATCTTGCCCGCCTGATCGGTGGTGCAACGGAAGACACTGTGATTGCTCGCGTCGGTGAAGGGATCATCACCTCGATTGGTTCGTCAGCTACCCATAAAGATGTGCTCGCCAATCCGAACCGCATTTCCAAAGCGGTGCTCGATCGCGGGCTGGACAATCAAACCGCTTTCGAAATCGTGTCGATCGACATTGCCCACGTGGTCGTTGGTCAAAACATCGGTGCTCGCTTGCAAGCCGATGCTGCGGAAGCGGATACACGCGTCGCCCGCGCTTTGGCAGAACAACGTCGCAGCGAAGCCGTAGCCCACGAGCAGGAAATGAAAGCCAAAGTCGCCGAAAATCGGGCGGCACTCGTCGAAGCAGAAGCCCAGGTACCGCTGGCAATGGCCACGGCATTCCAAAAGGGAAATCTGTCGACGGCGAACTGATCTAGAATAAAGTACTCCCACCGCTGAGGATGCTCCCATGCTTGCCTGGCTGTTGCTCGCTGCTACGTTCTCGGGCGAACTTGTCCCAGCAGATGTGGCGTTGCTCGAGACTTTTCGTGACGAGTTTGTACTAATCACGCCGGGATCAGGAAAGTTTCCCGCCGACGAGAAGGTTAAAGAACCGTTTGCCATTTCACGGTACGAAGTGACCCAAAACGTTTGGGGCGTCGCGCTCGGCAAGAATCCCAGCGAATGGAAAGGTGAACGCAACTCTTGCGAACGTTTCGATTTTCAGGAAGCGAAGCATTTTTGCGAACGCATTACTTCGGAACTCCGTAATCGAAAGCTGATCGGTCCCAAGCAGGAGATAAGGCTCCCCACGTCTGACGAATGGAATTACGCAGCCGCGGCCGGCACTAAAACGAAATACTCCTTTGGCGATGATGAAAGCCAACTCGGGCAGTTTGGCTGGTTCCATGGAAATGCCGCGGGCAACGATCCCGTCGTCGGCGCCAAGAAGCCGAATGATTGGGGCCTCTACGACGTGCATGGCTATTTGTGGGAATGGTGTACCACCGAAGCTGGGCCCGTGCTGCGAGGTGGTAGTTGGACCGATCCGGCCGACCAATTGGCAACGGCAATTGTGAAAAAGGTTGCCCCAGAAACGCGCGGCCCGCACATTGGTCTGCGCTGTGTGCTCGCAGGCGAAGGGATTACCACAGCGAAGTTCGTTGCCGTGGCCGAACCGATGAAAGGCGTTTTCGCGCCGGTAAAACAACGGGCGATTATCCCAGAAACGTCCAAGCTGGAAAAACTATGGGCCGAGGGTGAATTCACCGAAGGTCCAGCGACCGCGCCCGATGGCTCCATTTTGTTTTCGGATATCGGCACGAAGATTTTTCGCTTCGACCCGACGACCAAACAAACGAAGCTCTTTCGCGAACCCAGTGGCCGGAGCAATGGCTTGCTGTTCGATGCCAGTGGCCGGCTGATTGCCTGCGAAGGAGCCAACACTGGCGGCAATCGACGGATTTCGATCACCACGGGCATTCAGGGGGCGACCGACGGCAAGATTGAAACACTGGCAGACAACTTTGAAGGGAAGCGTTTCAATAGCCCGAATGACTTGGCCATTGATGGTCAGGGGCGCACCTATTTCACCGATCCACGTTACGTCGGTGACGATCCGCGCGATCTGGATTTTGAAGCAGTCTTCATCGTCGACGCGCCAACTGCTGGAAAAAAGAGCAACGTCCGCGTGGCCACTCGCGAAGTGCAAAAGCCGAATGGAATTCTGGTTTCAGCAGATGGTAAGACGGTCTTCATCGCCGACAACAATCCCAAGGGTAACGTGCAACTGGTGGCGATGAGCGTCGAGCCTGATGGCAAGCTCGCCGACAAACGGGTGCTGTTCGATTTCGTCAGCGGCCGCGGCATCGATGGCATGACGCTCGACAAAGCGGGCAATATCTACGCCACGGCTGGCACCGGCAAAAAAGCAGGAATCTACGTGTTCTCGTCCAGCGGCGAGCATCTGGCGTTTATCGCCACTCCTGGTGACCCGACCAATTGCACCTTCGGCGCGAACCAAAATGAAGGTGCTTACCTCTATATCACCGCCTCGACCGGACCGAAGAACAATGGCCAGGATCCCAAGTTCGGGTTGTTTCGCATCTTGCTGCCGGTGCAAGGTCAACACGTAGTGAAGTTGATGCCGTGAGTGCAGAGACTTGAGCCCTCCACACCACTTTTGAGTCGATGAACGCATCCTTCGAGTGTGAACTTTGCCTCCGTCTGCTCAAAGGAAAAGGGAGCCGGCATCACCTCATACCACGAGCCTGTCATCGTCGCACCTGGTTTCGCAATCGTTACTCGCGCGAGCAACGGCTGTCGACCATCGAGCTTTGCAGCGATTGCCATGCAGCCATTCACGACTTGATTCCGGACGAGCGCGAGCTGGGCCGGTCGTATTTCACGGTCGAGTTGCTGGCGAGTCATCCGGCCGTCGCTAAATATTTAGTGTGGGTCCGCAAGCAGAAGTAATCTCACAGCCAAGACTGGCATCTCGCGCGGCCAACTGCTAGGGTAGATCGACGTGGCAGCTATCGAATGCCTGCCGCAGCCGAAGCAAATGGCTTCTGGCTCCCGCCTTTCCTTCCTAGGAGAATGAATCATGTCGAAGTGGAATACCTTGCTCCTTACCGGTGTTGTTGCAGCGTGCATCAGCACTGTTTACGCCGCCGATAAAGCGCCTACCGCCGAAAAGGCCCCTGCTGTGCTCGAACACAAAGTGAAAAATATTGCCGGGCAAGAAGTCGATCTGTCGAAGTACAAGGGAAAAGTGCTGCTGGTGGTTAATGTCGCCAGCCGCTGCGGCTTGACCGACCAATATGAACAACTTCAAGGACTGCACGATAAGTACAGCGACAAGGGCTTGGCCGTGATGGGTTTCCCTTGCAATCAATTCGGCAAGCAAGAGCCCGGTTCAGAGGCTGATATCGCCGCCTTTTGCACGAAGGATTACGGCGTGAAGTTCGATATGTTCTCGAAGCTCAACGTCAACACGATCAAGAAGGACGGCAAAGTGATCGAGGAAGCCGACCCGTTTTATCAGAGCCTGACTTCGACCGAAACGAAGCCAGCCGGTAAGGGAAACATCACCTGGAATTTCGAGAAGTTCGTTATCGGTCGCAATGGCGAAGTGGTCGCCCGCTTTGCTCCCCGCACTTCACCCGACGATGCCGAAGTAGTGAAGGTGATCGAAGCCGAACTGGCCAAGAAATAATTAGTCAAGCCACCGAACAATAAATCGCTTCGCTTCAGCCCCCGGTCGGTTATCTTGCCGACCGAGGGGCTGTTTTTTTAGCCGAAGAAGCGGACTGCGTTCTCGAATACAGCCACGCCATCGCCCCGTTCGCGCAGTTCGCGAGTCCAGCGCGGATGATGCGTCGGATCGATGTGGCGTTCGGGGTGCGGCATCAAACCGAAGACGCGGCCGGTGTCATCACACAAACCGGCAACATTGCGCTGCGCGCCATTAGGATTCAGGGGGTAGGGGAGCAACCCTGCTTCCGTCAACTTCGCATCCGGGGCGGAGCCATCTTGAGGCAGGTCATATCGCAACGTGAGTTGCCCGGCGGAATCCAACTGATTGAGCGTGGCTTCGTCGCGGGCGATGAACTTTCCTTCGGCATGTGCGATCGGCAGGTACATCGATTCGATCCCCTGCAAGAAGACGCATTTCTGGCTGGCGGTGCGTAGCCAAATCCAACGATCTTCGAACTTGCCGCTGTCGTTGAGAGTAAGCGTAGCTTGCGGCTCATCCGCGCGATCGGGAAGCAAGATGCCGGACTTGATCAAGATTTGAAAGCCGTTGCAAATTCCCAGGATCAGTTTTCCTGCAGCGCGAAATTCCTGCAGCGTGTCGCGCAAGTGATGACGAATCTGGTTGCCGAAGATCCGCCCCGCGGCGATATCGTCGCCATAGCTGAAACCGCCGGGAATGCTGAGGATCTGAAAATCGGCGGCCAGGACGGGGCGCTCGAGAAGACGATTGAGATGCACCACCTCGGCCTTAGCGCCGGCGGTTTCAAACGCGAAAGCTGTTTCCTGGTCGCAATTGCTTCCCGGGGCCCGCAAGATCAACACGCGCGGAGTTGCCATCGCTCCATCCCTATCAAAATCGCTGCTTTGCTCAGCTTGACTTGTGCCAAAACCTGAACTGCCAGCGTAACAAGCGAGCCCGGTTTTCGGTAGGCGGCAGGCGGTGGCAGCGACCGTAACAATCGGGCACAGTTCGTCCGTTTCGCCTATTTCCCCTGGCAGTCATTAGGGCGATAATTGAGTAGAGATTGATTCACAACCAGGAGGCGGGACCATGCAAGCCAAAAAGATTTTGTTGCCAGTCGATTTTTCCACAGCGGGAGAAGCAGCGCTCAAGATGGCGACGATGCTCGCCCGCGACGGCGGCGGCACGCTGATTATTTTGCATGTGGAAGAACCGCCCATGGCCTATGGCGGCGGCGAACTTTATTACGGACTCGTCGAGCCCGATCGAACCGAACTCTCGCGCATGTTGCACGAGATCAAGCCTTCCGATCCCAGCATCCCGGTTGTCTATCGCCTGGTAACGGGCGACCCGGCAACATCCGTGGTACAAGCAGCTGAAGAAGAAGGGGTCGACTTTATCGTCGTAGGGTCTCATGGACGAACCGGTCTCGGCAGGCTCTTGATGGGGAGCGTTGCCGAATCGATCGTGCGGCATGCCAAGTGTCCTGTCGTCACAGTCAAGGCACCAGCCCCTGCACCGAAGAAGGCATAAAGCAGAATTGGCTCGTCTTGGCACACCACCAAGAAATGACACGGCCCATCGTGAGGTTTTCACAATGGGCCGGATTTTGTTCTGGATCTTGCTGTGTTAGGACCAGCGTTGCTCTTGTTGATTCGTCTGCTCGCCCAGGATCGAACCCTTCATCACCTGGCCACCGAGCGACGTAGTGAGCCCGTTGATTATTTCGGTCATCTGCCCTTCGAGCTGCTTCGGAACTGACTTGACGACTATGTCTCGCAGCAGTCCTAGGGCCGTTCCGACTGCTAAACCTTGTAGCTGGGTCGATGCCGGTCCGAGCCACTCACTTAGGCCAGCCATTAGTTGCGATGGCTGTTTTGGTGCCCGTTCCGCCGGGGGAGCATAATTGGACGGACGACTGGCGGGCGACGGCTCGAAACTGCTGCCGCCGTTGTAGCTGCCCTGAGGCATGCTCCCTTGCGACGCAGACAGGTGACGAAACTTCGCATCTGCAAGTTCATCGGGCGACTTTTTCATCAGCATGTAGCCGCCGACAAAGCCGACCGCAGTGGCACCCGCGACCATCGGCCAAGGATGTCGTTCGACGTGATGGGCAAGGTTGAAAGCTTCGCCCACGGCGTCGACTGTTTCGCGAACTGAAGCCTTCACGTTATACACCGTGTCTTCCACGGCATGCTTAACGTTTTCAACTGTGTCGGCTGCACCCTGAACCGTGTCGGTGACCTGCTTCTCAAGCATTCCCAACTTTTCGGTCAAGGCGTGGCGAGTTTCGTCCATCTGGCCGCGAATTGCCAGGGTCTCTTGAATGCTCATCTCTGCTGAGTGATCCATTGCACATTCTCCTTCAGCGCTCGGGCAGATTCGTCCGGCAGGGGATTGAATTCGTTAAACTTCCGCAGGGCACCATAGAAGACGAGTCCGCCGCCAGCAGCGAGCAGGCCGCCAACAGCTCCAAAGCAGCCCCACAATGGCAACTCCGTCGTTGCCTGGAGTGCGTAAACCAGCATAAAGGACAACAGCGTACCGCCGACCGAAACTAGCGCCAGACCAGTGACCAGCGAGATGACGGCTTGCTTGGTTTTCCGTACGTCTTCTTTCACTTCGGTACGAAACAAAGCCAACTGCTGCTTCATCAGATCTTGCGCGTCGGTGATAATTCCACTCACCAAGTGCGTCATACTCGGGGCAGAGTTTGACTCTGGCAGCGAATTAGCTGACGCCGGGCGATCAGATCGGAAGTCGGTCGCCATGATCGTTAGCTCCGGCTCGTAGTGCAGGCTTTAGCCAGTAGAAACCCGACGCCAGCGGCGATGAGCACAGCCGGAATCGGATTCCGCTTGATCATGGTCGTCATGTCTTCGGCCATGCCGCTGAAGCCCTGCTCTTCGATGTACTTGCCTGTGTTTTCAAGCGTTTCGGCCACCGAACATGCAGCAGAATGCATCATGTCTTCTTCTTGTGGCGCGGCCGAGCGGAGGCTTTCGCCAGCCGACTTCAGCGAACTGCCGATTGCCGACTTCGCGTCAACGGCGCGATGCCCGACGTACGAAGCAGCTTGTTCAGCACCGTGCTTGACCGACGATGCAACGTTCTTGCTCATGTCAGCAACGTAGGTGCCAGCTTCATTCGCAATGTCAGTGGCGGCAGTGGCAAGGTTGCCAGCTGAATTTTCTTCGTTCTTGGTCCGTGGATTGGCAACGTTGGACATGTCTAATCTCCTGCGTGAATTAAGTGGCTCCTCGCTGATAGGTCATCAGCATGCGAACTGTAGATTGCAATGGGCGTGCCAATATCCCGGCTGAGAGCGATTTGGCACTGCAACCTCCTTAGTTTGCCCCCAAACCCCGAAAAACACGGCCAAATCCTGCAATTTCGAATTTCCCTGACAAATCTGGATTTTGCACGACTAATAGGAACATCGAGAATTACCCTGTTGGCACCTGAATGCGGATTCTCCAGACTGGTCGACCAGCAACCGCCGCCAATAATGCCATCCGGTCGAGAAAAATCCTTACAAGCAGAGAAGAGACAGTCGTGTCCCGAGCAACTTCCCATCCCGACAAGCTGTTGAACGGGGCCCAAACCAAGGCTGGCAATTGGAGCTGGCTAAACTTTGGCTTCGCCTTTCTCGTCACTTTTGCCGCAGCTGCTTTCGGAGCGTCTTTTCAGCCG
Above is a window of Anatilimnocola aggregata DNA encoding:
- a CDS encoding SMP-30/gluconolactonase/LRE family protein — translated: MLAWLLLAATFSGELVPADVALLETFRDEFVLITPGSGKFPADEKVKEPFAISRYEVTQNVWGVALGKNPSEWKGERNSCERFDFQEAKHFCERITSELRNRKLIGPKQEIRLPTSDEWNYAAAAGTKTKYSFGDDESQLGQFGWFHGNAAGNDPVVGAKKPNDWGLYDVHGYLWEWCTTEAGPVLRGGSWTDPADQLATAIVKKVAPETRGPHIGLRCVLAGEGITTAKFVAVAEPMKGVFAPVKQRAIIPETSKLEKLWAEGEFTEGPATAPDGSILFSDIGTKIFRFDPTTKQTKLFREPSGRSNGLLFDASGRLIACEGANTGGNRRISITTGIQGATDGKIETLADNFEGKRFNSPNDLAIDGQGRTYFTDPRYVGDDPRDLDFEAVFIVDAPTAGKKSNVRVATREVQKPNGILVSADGKTVFIADNNPKGNVQLVAMSVEPDGKLADKRVLFDFVSGRGIDGMTLDKAGNIYATAGTGKKAGIYVFSSSGEHLAFIATPGDPTNCTFGANQNEGAYLYITASTGPKNNGQDPKFGLFRILLPVQGQHVVKLMP
- a CDS encoding phosphoribosylformylglycinamidine synthase subunit PurQ, coding for MATPRVLILRAPGSNCDQETAFAFETAGAKAEVVHLNRLLERPVLAADFQILSIPGGFSYGDDIAAGRIFGNQIRHHLRDTLQEFRAAGKLILGICNGFQILIKSGILLPDRADEPQATLTLNDSGKFEDRWIWLRTASQKCVFLQGIESMYLPIAHAEGKFIARDEATLNQLDSAGQLTLRYDLPQDGSAPDAKLTEAGLLPYPLNPNGAQRNVAGLCDDTGRVFGLMPHPERHIDPTHHPRWTRELRERGDGVAVFENAVRFFG
- a CDS encoding phage holin family protein; protein product: MATDFRSDRPASANSLPESNSAPSMTHLVSGIITDAQDLMKQQLALFRTEVKEDVRKTKQAVISLVTGLALVSVGGTLLSFMLVYALQATTELPLWGCFGAVGGLLAAGGGLVFYGALRKFNEFNPLPDESARALKENVQWITQQR
- a CDS encoding universal stress protein, which produces MQAKKILLPVDFSTAGEAALKMATMLARDGGGTLIILHVEEPPMAYGGGELYYGLVEPDRTELSRMLHEIKPSDPSIPVVYRLVTGDPATSVVQAAEEEGVDFIVVGSHGRTGLGRLLMGSVAESIVRHAKCPVVTVKAPAPAPKKA
- a CDS encoding glutathione peroxidase, with amino-acid sequence MSKWNTLLLTGVVAACISTVYAADKAPTAEKAPAVLEHKVKNIAGQEVDLSKYKGKVLLVVNVASRCGLTDQYEQLQGLHDKYSDKGLAVMGFPCNQFGKQEPGSEADIAAFCTKDYGVKFDMFSKLNVNTIKKDGKVIEEADPFYQSLTSTETKPAGKGNITWNFEKFVIGRNGEVVARFAPRTSPDDAEVVKVIEAELAKK